In the Onychostoma macrolepis isolate SWU-2019 chromosome 08, ASM1243209v1, whole genome shotgun sequence genome, ATTGTgacatttaatacttttttccaCCCCTAAGTGAAATAAATCCTCAGTTTTAACCATCAGCAAATTCATTCATTCCTATTTTTAAACCCCTCTCAGTCTATGACAGCTGTAATTTCCTGCCTAGATAGGTTGCATTGAATGCCACCTGATAAGGAAATTCAATTTAGGATTatctaaaaatacatatttgtctCTGACAGGTGCAGGCCATTACTGAAACAAACCGGTTTGAGGCAGAAATCCGTCAGGAGCAGGAAGAGAAGAAGCGTCAGGCGGAGGAGAGGAAACAAAGACAAGCCGCTTTCAAAGAGCTGAAGTCAACCTTCAAATAGCCTCATCCACCTCGAGAGCCTCGATTTACTCATAACGCTTGTCCGTCTGTCTGCCATCAGAGTCCCCCGCAATCAGAGATACTATGCAAGGCTGTGAAATGCTCAGAGATCCATGCAGATTCATCTTCCTGAGAGAGGGACACCTGTGTAGTTCTTGCTCATGAGCGGATGTCGGTGTTCAAATCGTCTGTTTATCGTCGCCtgtttctctcgctctctctcaggCTGATTTTAAATGTGAAGCCAGACACTGATCTCAATACACTGGATTGGATTTATTCTGTTTCAGTCGCAcgtgtatatatgtactgtagTTCGTTCACCCCATCGGTTTCGTTTTAGTTTGAATGGCATTTTGTCTGGTTCTCGTCAACGTGTCAGTAGattcaaatgtaacattttaaaggtttttttaatCAACTAGTACTCTCAGTATGCCATATCCAGTCCGTTGTATTCATATCAGTGGCAATTTAAGCAGGAAATGCTTTTCACTGTACCGTGATTAATTCAGCTTTCATCGCTGACCATTTGAACATGAGCGGACAAACGTAATTGTACACCAGACCTCTGCTCTCATTCAcagatacattaaatattaagagcataaaataaactatatttttgagcggagagagagagatggagaagtggttttgggtgtatgtgcatgtgtggtGATGATTGTAATGGTGTTTGTTGAGTGTTTATCAATATTTTCTTGCATGGTCACTGTGGTGTCGTTTTTCCTACATGGTTCCCTTTAGTCTATAAGGTGTCCAGTGGTAAATGTGGCACACGCAGGCTTACAATTAGTCTTTAAAATCAAGATATGAAATGGCTGTATATTTGAATTTTACTTACAAAAGTAAGTGATTAGAAATTAATTTCTTCGGCTTGTGTGGTTGACGTCGATGGTCATCTGGCTGTTTATACTCTGAACCCCTGTATTTTGTGCTTCCTGAACAGTTAACCGTAACATGCTTATGGGGTTGGTCAGATACCACAGTTGACGTGAAATCCTTCTCCTCAGCTTTTatataaagggatagttctcccaaaaatcaTTTACACAACCTTCTTCCGTGGAACACTAGgttttattttggaaaaagtttacactgtttttgtccatataatgaaagtcagtgaGATCCAGAACTACATTGAACTATGACATATattacagacttttttttttggtgtaagAAGAGAGAAattcgtacaggtttggaaagacatttggatgagtaaattattttgggtgaactttccctttaagagTCAACTCCCTAAATCTAAGTCTGGGttgcttaatattaatcaaattcTGACCAAATGTACTTGCACAGCAGCCCATGCTCTGTGAGATAAGGTAAAATCAAAAGTGTTCCATGCATAGAATATAGACATTATTTGCTAATGAAATGCGCATGGCTTTTCTGTAGAGCCAGTGCATGTAATCCAACATCTAAATGACAGAAATGCCATGTGTCTGATTAGGATCTAATATTGAAGTATTTAGTTTTAAACTTTACTGTGACATCTGAAAAATGAGGGAACATTTCTAACGTAATCATCCAAAAGCGTAATGAATTTAACCTTAtatggtcatgtgacatgcaGTACACTGTGGCAAAGGTAATTGAGATGCTATGTATAAAGACAAATCTATATTTTCATGTGatgaaaattcaaaaataattttagttttgtatGGAAAGGGGTCTTGTGAAAAGAAACATTCTTATTTTCTCAATATGAATTTTGTTGCCTACAATCTTGTCTCCCTTTGGTTCTCCGTGTATCTGATATTCCTTAGGTTTTTCCATTACAATCTAATCAGTAAAGGCAAAATACCGTTAGGCTTTTCTATAAAGGAGACAATAATGTTGGCAGTTGCTATGCTTCAtgttgttctttgtttttgtgttcCGAGTCACTGGTAAATGTTCTTGTTTGCTCACTTGTTCTGTGGAAATTCAAATAATTGGTGTATAAATATTTGTCTCCCAGTCTTTCCAGCCATCTACTGTTCGTCTAAAAGGCATTTGAAATATTGGCTGATAAGGGGTGAATGTAGTGGTGTATATGTTAATGAGGAGTCGACGGAAGACACCAATCAACCAGCTGTTGCATTCTGTTAGAAGCCATAAAccattctgtcatttttttggAGAGATTTTAGCTGTTCCATTGTTGTTGTGCCAAATGATTTCACACTGTGTTAAGCTAATTTTAGTACAACATTCCCTGAAATCCATCAGGATGCTTCTGATCAACAGCCCTGGCAGAGATTTGAATTAATATGAGCACAGCCGGAACTTGGATTGAACATAACTAATCTACAGtgttaaaactttataaaaataataactcgTAATTAATCGGTAAAAACCCTTTTTACAGTTTTGGCTTTATAATTAATGTTTGCATAATTGCAATGTctgaataattacattagagCTTTGGCAGTATTAACTTATGTGGAAAAAAACCTCCTTCCAAGGCAGATAAGACACAAATAGCACAacatttttaaacctttttcttttatttgatgattttttttttctgtgaagtGTAATGCCAGGAAGACTAAAAAATGACAGTGTAgttaaatttcacaatttcatCTTATggcatgtttttgtttaattcatCATTCCAGCGATTTGACAATGGTTGAGAGGGCCTTGAATCATCCTGACCATATCTGTACCTTACTGTCACTGTCTATGTCAGTTGAAACTGGTGGTTAAGGCATCATACTCTTGTAGGCTTATACATATTGATATGTGGCTTCTATaatatgcacatttatttttgattttcttactaaaatgtacaattattcttgtgacaataaaaatacttttaatttggaaacattttctttgttttggtgatttatAGTTATGTGTCATACTTATTTAcatcttaaaatgaaaaaaaaaaaagaaaataaacaaatatatagaatatataaatataaaacaaatagtatatatatatatatatatatatatatatatatataaataccaAATCAAACTGGTTGTtctaaagtaataaaaatatatatatttctgttagTCTTATGTTTGAGGATCTGGGGCTGTTATAAAAGAGAAGATGTGACCTTGAATTCGAAAGTGCACACAACTAAAACACtcttattaaaaattattattattattattattgtaaattacCTTAAACGTTATGATGTGAAGTGACCAACTCAAAATAGTATCACTAGATGGAGCTGTTTACAAGCCCTCATCTGATTCTGTCGCCgcatgaaatgtttttctcaattCATCTAAATTACAAAATGTAACTTGAACACAAAACCTATATTACAAGATTTGCAgttgatattttgtaaaacaaaacacGCTTGAGTGAATGTTCACGCGATCGATCCCGGAACTATTGTTCAGAATCCTGATGTGAGGCGCAGCTCCGGACTTTCGTCGCGGTTGCGCGCGGAAGTGTTAGTCACGTGACACATATCAAGCGTAAATATTTTTTCTCCGCACAGCGAATGATCGCTGGCCTCTCTGTTTTACCTGCATAAATGAGTATCGACTTAACTTTTCCCTAGTTTAAATTGCGCAGATTTTGTCTAGTATCCACAGTTTACTGGAATATTCAAACTGAACAGTTCAAAATGAACGTGGATCATCCGCAAACCGGACAAACTGGAGCAGCAGCCGCATCCAGCACATCCACATCCAACTGCGTCCCGAACAGCGCCTCCACAAACGTCAGCAGCATCCCTGCGGTCGGCAGCGGCAATGGTGGGTGTCTTTTTTTTGACAGTTTGAACGCGCACAGAGTTGCTGTTGCCTTTTAGCCTTTAGCTACTTAAGTGCTGGACTGTATAAAGATGGAGAGTgaagtaagtgtatttgtaaaCTTTGTTATTAGTGTAGTTCTGAAGGTCTGTCGTACTTTTCGTCCCTCACAGTTCCCACCTCGGCAGCAATGGCAACCCCATCATCCGACTCCACCGTGTCAAACGGGGTGTATGTGCCCACAGGCATCGCTAATGGAGACGTGAAGCCCGTTATCTCAACCACACCGCTGGCTGATTTCCTGATGCAGCTGGAGGATTACACCCCAACAGTCAGTCCACATATGATTGTAGTACTGCTGTATATTCTTTGATTCTTGATGATATCTTTAGGAGTAGCACTGTTAACAAACTGTCTGTTTTTCAGATCCCAGACGCAGTCACAGGATACTACCTCAACCGAGCTGGTTTTGAAGCATCAGATCCAAGAATGTGAGTTGGAACAATGTTCTTTCAGAAAGCTGTTATGTAGTGGTGCTGCTAAAAACATTTTAGGGTCTTTAAGCAACCTTTTTTTTGACAAAAGTAACTTTTTAAATCTAGTTTAAAGGCCCGTTTACACCAAGAGCAATAACTGTAACGATAACTATATTaacatccacatcaatggatgataatgtttattaaatcatttttaattgaaaaggttgaagaaacaaaaaaatgagaaatgttgctttggcaactaacttaaatataaagttgaagtactgaaattacaaaatgttaataaatactccacacagagatctgatcataTCATCATGCAgtcacatgaagaaacagaacaaactgagactaaatccagaagaactgtggagAACAACGTCTCCAGgatgcttcaagagacctacctgcatagctacagtactgttaaaagttttaggcacttgtgtaaaaatgctgtaaaaagaggatgctgtcaaaaataatgtcattaatagattttctttatcaattaatttctattaactaaattaaatcaacatttggtgtgaccaaGTTTGCATTTAAAGAAGCTTTTAGCCTAGGTGCACTTGTGCATAGTTTTTCAgttagctttgcaggtaggtctcttgaagcatctttGAGACGTTGTTctccacagttcttctggatttagtctgtctcagtttgttctgtttcttcatgtcattccagacagactggatgatgaggAGATAAGATCTCTgctgtcagacaaaaatctcactggattattacaattaatggcaaaatgaatgtttggacatgtaaactgatatttcctaccaacacactacagcaaaagatagaaataactgacttaaaaccattttgtAGATGGTGAAAATAGTGTTCTAATAAATTTGGTCACCATTCTACAAGGGTatattcacaccaggaaagtccactagttcacttgctttggtccggaccaatacaatgtttttttgtttgtttgtttgtttgttgcggttcgctttcacactgccctttttgcaagtgaaccagaaactgtaaacaaaaccacacgtgTGCTTAAGGTCGTCCATTCATTGGTTCATCCATTCAACCGTACCTGAGTTCGTTTGGAAGCGGACCAAGACCACCTCTTCACCTGGGTCTCGGTACGGTTGTTTGGTGCGCACCCGAGTGCGattgctgtattcacacctgtcCAAAAGGTCCCCACCAAAGGGGGAAACGAACTTGAGTTTGATTCAATCgaaccaaacaagacaggtgTGAATAAACCCTACTGTTTTGTTGTCTGAAACTTTAAATGTTCGAGCTCCTTAAAGTCTGATTGGCTTTAAACGTTTCAccattcatcagctggaaaaaaaaaatcgctttAGAAATTATACCATTGCCCTGTCCTTAATTATACAGAActagaatgatttttaaaacttgATATGTATTGTTCCGTGAATGGGCTTAAACAACACATTCATGTGTAATGAAGTGTATTGCATTGTTGGTAATACATTAGGTCAGCAGTTCTTAATCCTGGTGCTGgtctgctctgcacattttgtatgctTCTCTTACCGCTTCAGGGTTTGTTCCATTCAACCATAAGTGCCCTGCAAAGTAGACATCAAAGGATATTCCGTCATGATGTTCCATTCAGAGGGTATTAAAGTGCGCGAGACGTAACTTCTATGCAAATCTCATGATTACGGTTAAATAACCCTTCAAACTTCTGTATTTTTTCTGTGTGAAGATGCTGCAGGAAGTGGTTTAGCGCAAAGCTGTGTTCTTAAGTGAAGTAAACGTCAGCCAATTTCCTGTGTGCAGGGAGTAGAGAGCAGTGAACACTTATGTAGGGAACAGTTCATTCATggagctctcttctaacgagctggttatctaAATCATCTTTATTCTGTGTTGTCAGAATCCGTCTCATATCATTGGCGTCGCAGAAGTTCATCTCAGATATTGCAAATGACGCACTACAGCACTGCAAAATGAAGGGCACAGCCTCTGGAAGCTCCCGAAACAAGACTAAGGTTTGTGTTTGCAAATTGTCATAAGTACAGTAACATATTCTATAATGAATGTTTAATCTGCAGGCCATCATTtgtacaaattaaaaatgttgtaaaaatctCTCGTTCACTCTGTTCTCATCACACCTCCCAGGACAAGAAGTACACGCTGACAATGGAAGATCTGACACCAGccatggcagagtatggcataAATGTAAAGAAACCTCATTACTTCATTTGAGGGGAAGTGCTTCATTGAAATGGACTGCTGGAAATGCGCTGTTTTATCCCATCAGAGCTTTGAAGACATTATCCTTCAGCGTGGGAACCA is a window encoding:
- the taf10 gene encoding transcription initiation factor TFIID subunit 10, which gives rise to MNVDHPQTGQTGAAAASSTSTSNCVPNSASTNVSSIPAVGSGNVPTSAAMATPSSDSTVSNGVYVPTGIANGDVKPVISTTPLADFLMQLEDYTPTIPDAVTGYYLNRAGFEASDPRIIRLISLASQKFISDIANDALQHCKMKGTASGSSRNKTKDKKYTLTMEDLTPAMAEYGINVKKPHYFI